One genomic window of Panicum hallii strain FIL2 chromosome 6, PHallii_v3.1, whole genome shotgun sequence includes the following:
- the LOC112897911 gene encoding LRR receptor-like serine/threonine-protein kinase GSO1 isoform X2 gives MTHQTGSRPFCEQRTKKTQNQAMAPSTRTQASLLLNPFLLLICSSVSSAIGQEARPRPLLRWKSTLSPANGGDQPSSPLLSWLPAKPTCSWSGIRCDTTGHVTEISLPGAGLHGMLGALNFAAFPALTKLNLTGNNTTGAIPANVTGLMYLELSGNSLSGEIPNTLPAMVRGMRYLNLSSNWLRGPMPRWLSDMREMRSFNVSNNKLTGEIHPDLFTNCPEITSFHAQTNSLAGGIPPEISNATKLQSLLLYNNRLYGQIPVEQQSHWENAARNHEFD, from the exons AACCAGGCGATGGCTCCCTCGACAAGAACCCAGGCAAGTCTCTTACTCAACCCGTTTCTGCTGCTGATCTGCTCATCCGTATCCAGTGCGATCGGGCAAGAAGCACGGCCACGGCCACTCCTCAGATGGAAGTCTACCTTATCGCCAGCCAACGGTGGTGACCAGCCATCATCCCCTCTTCTCTCATGGTTGCCTGCCAAGCCGACGTGCTCCTGGTCCGGCATCAGGTGCGACACCACTGGCCATGTCACTGAGATCAGCCTACCCGGCGCTGGCCTCCATGGCATGCTCGGTGCGCTGAACTTTGCCGCATTCCCGGCGCTCACCAAGCTCAACCTCACCGGCAACAACACCACCGGCGCCATCCCGGCGAACGTCACCGGCCTGATGTACCTTGAACTGTCAGGGAACAGCTTGTCCGGCGAGATACCAAACACCCTCCCGGCGATGGTGCGAGGGATGAGGTACCTCAACCTGTCATCCAATTGGTTGCGCGGGCCGATGCCACGGTGGCTCTCCGACATGCGGGAGATGCGTAGTTTCAACGTGTCAAACAACAAGCTCACTGGGGAAATCCATCCAGACTTGTTCACAAATTGCCCAGAGATCACATCGTTCCATGCACAGACCAATTCCCTGGCTGGAGGCATCCCACCGGAGATCAGCAACGCCACCAAGCTACAGTCCTTGCTTCTCTACAACAACAGGTTATACGGCCAAATCCCAGTGGAG CAACAATCTCATTGGGAAAATGCCGCAAGGAATCATGAATTTGACTAA
- the LOC112897911 gene encoding LRR receptor-like serine/threonine-protein kinase isoform X3, whose translation MTHQTGSRPFCEQRTKKTQNQAMAPSTRTQASLLLNPFLLLICSSVSSAIGQEARPRPLLRWKSTLSPANGGDQPSSPLLSWLPAKPTCSWSGIRCDTTGHVTEISLPGAGLHGMLGALNFAAFPALTKLNLTGNNTTGAIPANVTGLMYLELSGNSLSGEIPNTLPAMVRGMRYLNLSSNWLRGPMPRWLSDMREMRSFNVSNNKLTGEIHPDLFTNCPEITSFHAQTNSLAGGIPPEISNATKLQSLLLYNNRLYGQIPVEVGRLTNLRFLFRTEFPEWAYSQFGWEHDKACISGFLQQQSHWENAARNHEFD comes from the coding sequence AACCAGGCGATGGCTCCCTCGACAAGAACCCAGGCAAGTCTCTTACTCAACCCGTTTCTGCTGCTGATCTGCTCATCCGTATCCAGTGCGATCGGGCAAGAAGCACGGCCACGGCCACTCCTCAGATGGAAGTCTACCTTATCGCCAGCCAACGGTGGTGACCAGCCATCATCCCCTCTTCTCTCATGGTTGCCTGCCAAGCCGACGTGCTCCTGGTCCGGCATCAGGTGCGACACCACTGGCCATGTCACTGAGATCAGCCTACCCGGCGCTGGCCTCCATGGCATGCTCGGTGCGCTGAACTTTGCCGCATTCCCGGCGCTCACCAAGCTCAACCTCACCGGCAACAACACCACCGGCGCCATCCCGGCGAACGTCACCGGCCTGATGTACCTTGAACTGTCAGGGAACAGCTTGTCCGGCGAGATACCAAACACCCTCCCGGCGATGGTGCGAGGGATGAGGTACCTCAACCTGTCATCCAATTGGTTGCGCGGGCCGATGCCACGGTGGCTCTCCGACATGCGGGAGATGCGTAGTTTCAACGTGTCAAACAACAAGCTCACTGGGGAAATCCATCCAGACTTGTTCACAAATTGCCCAGAGATCACATCGTTCCATGCACAGACCAATTCCCTGGCTGGAGGCATCCCACCGGAGATCAGCAACGCCACCAAGCTACAGTCCTTGCTTCTCTACAACAACAGGTTATACGGCCAAATCCCAGTGGAGGTAGGCAGACTGACAAACTTGCGATTTCTGTTTCGCACTGAATTTCCTGAGTGGGCCTATTCCCAATTCGGTTGGGAACATGACAAGGCTTGTATTTCTGGGTTTCTTCAGCAACAATCTCATTGGGAAAATGCCGCAAGGAATCATGAATTTGACTAA
- the LOC112897911 gene encoding LRR receptor-like serine/threonine-protein kinase isoform X1 yields MAPSTRTQASLLLNPFLLLICSSVSSAIGQEARPRPLLRWKSTLSPANGGDQPSSPLLSWLPAKPTCSWSGIRCDTTGHVTEISLPGAGLHGMLGALNFAAFPALTKLNLTGNNTTGAIPANVTGLMYLELSGNSLSGEIPNTLPAMVRGMRYLNLSSNWLRGPMPRWLSDMREMRSFNVSNNKLTGEIHPDLFTNCPEITSFHAQTNSLAGGIPPEISNATKLQSLLLYNNRLYGQIPVEVGRLTNLRFLFRTEFPEWAYSQFGWEHDKACISGFLQQQSHWENAARNHEFD; encoded by the coding sequence ATGGCTCCCTCGACAAGAACCCAGGCAAGTCTCTTACTCAACCCGTTTCTGCTGCTGATCTGCTCATCCGTATCCAGTGCGATCGGGCAAGAAGCACGGCCACGGCCACTCCTCAGATGGAAGTCTACCTTATCGCCAGCCAACGGTGGTGACCAGCCATCATCCCCTCTTCTCTCATGGTTGCCTGCCAAGCCGACGTGCTCCTGGTCCGGCATCAGGTGCGACACCACTGGCCATGTCACTGAGATCAGCCTACCCGGCGCTGGCCTCCATGGCATGCTCGGTGCGCTGAACTTTGCCGCATTCCCGGCGCTCACCAAGCTCAACCTCACCGGCAACAACACCACCGGCGCCATCCCGGCGAACGTCACCGGCCTGATGTACCTTGAACTGTCAGGGAACAGCTTGTCCGGCGAGATACCAAACACCCTCCCGGCGATGGTGCGAGGGATGAGGTACCTCAACCTGTCATCCAATTGGTTGCGCGGGCCGATGCCACGGTGGCTCTCCGACATGCGGGAGATGCGTAGTTTCAACGTGTCAAACAACAAGCTCACTGGGGAAATCCATCCAGACTTGTTCACAAATTGCCCAGAGATCACATCGTTCCATGCACAGACCAATTCCCTGGCTGGAGGCATCCCACCGGAGATCAGCAACGCCACCAAGCTACAGTCCTTGCTTCTCTACAACAACAGGTTATACGGCCAAATCCCAGTGGAGGTAGGCAGACTGACAAACTTGCGATTTCTGTTTCGCACTGAATTTCCTGAGTGGGCCTATTCCCAATTCGGTTGGGAACATGACAAGGCTTGTATTTCTGGGTTTCTTCAGCAACAATCTCATTGGGAAAATGCCGCAAGGAATCATGAATTTGACTAA